A single Saccharolobus shibatae B12 DNA region contains:
- a CDS encoding ABC transporter ATP-binding protein — translation MTVELIDIVKKYGKNIVINGITEKIETGEFFVILGPSGEGKSTLLKILAGIEKPDKGKIIADGVDITDRPPEKRNVAMVFQNYALYPNMSVRDNIAFPLKMRGMKKEEMIERVEKAAKLLGISEILDKKVTQISGGQQQRVALARAIVRNPSYFLLDEPLSNLDARVRTIARGELKRIQKELKGTFIYVTHDQKEALSLADRIAVLHKGKFEQVSDPKTLYEYPTTKWVAQFVGEFPMNFLPGELMKEKAQEIGFRPEWVEVGKGNLSCMVESVEASGESRYLICNFKNNNITILSQEFYDVGQEVRFEIIKYRKYNDGQLVQE, via the coding sequence ATGACGGTAGAACTAATAGATATTGTAAAGAAATATGGCAAAAACATTGTAATTAACGGCATAACAGAGAAGATAGAGACTGGAGAGTTCTTTGTAATACTAGGACCAAGTGGAGAAGGGAAATCAACATTATTGAAAATCTTGGCAGGAATTGAAAAACCAGATAAGGGAAAAATTATAGCAGATGGAGTAGACATTACAGACAGACCCCCAGAGAAGAGAAATGTTGCTATGGTATTTCAAAACTACGCACTTTACCCAAACATGTCAGTGAGAGATAATATAGCATTTCCACTCAAGATGAGGGGAATGAAAAAAGAGGAAATGATAGAAAGAGTGGAAAAAGCTGCAAAGCTTTTAGGTATATCAGAAATATTAGATAAAAAAGTAACACAAATCAGTGGAGGGCAACAACAAAGGGTCGCACTGGCTAGGGCAATTGTAAGAAATCCAAGCTATTTCTTGTTGGATGAACCATTAAGTAATCTAGATGCTAGAGTAAGGACAATAGCTAGAGGAGAGCTAAAGAGAATACAAAAGGAATTGAAAGGTACGTTCATTTATGTAACCCACGATCAAAAGGAAGCCTTAAGTCTAGCAGATAGGATTGCTGTACTTCATAAAGGCAAATTCGAACAAGTCAGCGATCCAAAAACACTATATGAATATCCAACAACAAAATGGGTAGCGCAATTCGTAGGTGAATTCCCAATGAATTTTTTACCTGGTGAACTAATGAAAGAAAAGGCGCAAGAAATAGGGTTTAGACCAGAATGGGTAGAAGTAGGAAAAGGCAATTTATCTTGTATGGTAGAATCAGTAGAAGCTTCAGGGGAGTCAAGATACTTAATATGCAATTTCAAAAATAATAATATAACTATCCTTTCTCAGGAATTT